In Lineus longissimus chromosome 7, tnLinLong1.2, whole genome shotgun sequence, a genomic segment contains:
- the LOC135490765 gene encoding dual serine/threonine and tyrosine protein kinase-like isoform X2, with protein sequence MATNLPYEISKFCRHTKQLRHVMRETKSTFQDINRCGNLDGVQLVSADVTQQEQEEIESITERPPCIVVLGQTVYAKAFIVNELFNQTLLPIIDREQNTDKISWRMVRFKYGTKLNVSLCLPGSYELVDNLAAYRQKWRTLPRQDLELSDDERKDPAKGVAILEVTLNHPLLKDGAEVVMSAWNADLEGNVEQTLKKCSEDVLPILIYAIGNDKLSAKDIEDLQELRLLVPKTPIYFIQVPSPDLTESAQHGSPGQTGLTQRKSSTYNPEVNVNALDRLMSLNLFQQLCDVGFLNMVPKDPIPRSRMLTDSIEIESELVERIDNFSSTLLLFVRHVLQSYLIRASTLLNNVHTKCLQNFILTAFDMARDMMITPKRLEFAREKENELYLSLMDIAVEKQDEIKALILDTITNAKDDLLQMAAEYDFVGVEIPEDCIVTSANDLKICTGQIKELILGRLNSAIAGKLTGSVDVLRDSYTGTLTRCLVSLEKVDPEASMNSVSREDYQSTTEALKQILNAAYQVEITVRTSSSLVKLLLEKMKQLVQSMPWSPPPKVDADWKKSVASDMVDSLSESKLAKSICSQIKERLKNSHEAFSSALRGLDVRHSGRLEKTEEQRLRVRKIHAPRVARMALESISLRDMIMYGMPQMGREIGRGQYGVVYSCDNWAGYSPCAIKSVVPPDDKHWNDLALEFYYTKNVAEHERLVTIFGSVIDYSYAGGTSPAVLLIMPRLQRDLYSAIKTGLDWPSRSLPAHDRIISMHAALINYDYGDGYTPEVLLVSDLLQRDLESAIRTGLDWPNRLQVAIDVVEGIRFLHSQGLVHRDIKLKNVLLDKRNRGKITDLGFCKPEAMMSGSIVGTPIHMAPELFTGRYDNSVDVYAFGILFWYICAGHVRLPYAFEQCTSKDMLWTSVKRGVRPEKLPHFDDECWRLMQQCWQGEHHRRPHLGYVEPKIKKILGKAKPRIPRHARSPKSKSLT encoded by the exons ATGGCGACGAACTTGCCGTACGAAATCAGCAAGTTTTGCCGGCATACGAAACAACTGAGGCATGTTATGCGGGAAACTAAAAGCACATTTCAGGACATAAATAGATGTGGAAATCTGGATGGAG TTCAACTGGTCTCTGCAGATGTCACAcaacaagaacaagaagaaaTTGAAAGTATCACCGAGCGGCCGCCATGCATCGTGGTATTGGGGCAGACCGTCTACGCTAAAGCATTTATTGTAAATGAACTCTTTAATCAGACACTGCTCCCCATCATAGACCGGGAGCAGAACACAGACAAAATCAGCTGGCGTATGGTGCGGTTCAAATACGGGACAAAATTAAATGTTAGCTTGTGCTTACCAGGCTCTTATGAACTAGTAGACAATTTAGCTGCCTATCGTCAAAAATGGCGGACTTTACCACGGCAGGATTTAGAACTCAGTGATGATGAGAGAAAGGATCCTGCTAAGGGGGTAGCCATTTTGGAAGTGACTCTTAACCACCCGTTGTTAAAAGATGGTGCCGAGGTGGTTATGTCCGCGTggaacgcagatttggaggggaATGTGGAACAGACTTTAAAGAAATGCTCAGAAGATGTGCTACCGATTCTGATATATGCCATAGGAAATGATAAACTTAGTGCTAAG GATATAGAAGATTTGCAAGAGCTTCGATTATTAGTGCCGAAAACGCCCATATATTTCATCCAAGTGCCTTCACCAGATCTCACAGAATCTGCCCAGCATGGGTCGCCTGGACAAACCGGACTAACTCAACGAAAGTCCAGCACCTACAACCCGGAGGTGAATGTGAATGCCTTAGATAGACTGATGTCCCTGAACCTATTCCAGCAGTTATGTGATGTCGGTTTCTTAAATATGGTTCCCAAGGATCCAATTCCTCGGTCGCGGATGTTGACGGACAGTATAGAAATAGAAAGCGAACTTGTAGAAAGGATTGATAACTTTTCTAGCACTTTGTTATTATTTGTCCGTCATGTTCTCCAGTCATATTTAATCCGTGCTTCCACCTTACTGAATAACGTTCACACGAAGTGTTTGCAGAATTTCATCTTGACTGCGTTTGATATGGCGCGGGACATGATGATTACACCCAAACGCTTGGAGTTTGCACGAGAAAAGGAGAATGAACTCTACCTCTCGCTCATGGATATAGCAGTTGAAAAACAGGATGAGATCAAGGCACTTATTCTGGATACAATCACAAACGCCAAGGACGATTTACTGCAGATGGCGGCAGAGTACGACTTTGTAG GTGTCGAGATACCGGAGGACTGCATCGTCACATCGGCGAACGACTTGAAGATCTGTACTGGCCAGATCAAGGAGTTGATTTTAGGAAGATTAAATAGTGCCATAGCCGGCAAGCTGACTGGCTCGGTCGATGTACTCAGGGATAGTTACACAG GAACATTAACGCGATGCCTGGTAAGTTTGGAGAAGGTTGACCCCGAGGCGAGCATGAATTCTGTGAGTCGTGAGGACTATCAGAGTACGACGGAGGCGTTGAAGCAAATCCTGAACGCTGCCTACCAAGTGGAGATCACAGTCCGAACAAGTTCATCACTAGTCAAGTTATTGTTAGAAAAAATGAAACAG CTAGTTCAATCAATGCCATGGAGCCCTCCCCCCAAGGTTGACGCTGACTGGAAGAAGTCGGTCGCGTCGGATATGGTGGATAGTCTAAGTGAATCCAA GTTAGCGAAAAGTATATGTTCTCAGATCAAAGAAAGATTAAAAAATTCCCACGAAGCGTTTTCATCGGCACTGCGAGGGTTAGACGTGCGACACTCAGGGCGTTTGGAAAAGACGGAAGAACAAAGGTTACGTGTGCGGAAAATTCATGCTCCGAGAGTGGCTAGGATGGCTTTGGAGAGCATATCTTTGCGGGATATGATCATGTATG GTATGCCTCAGATGGGCCGTGAGATTGGGCGTGGACAGTATGGTGTCGTTTACTCCTGTGATAACTGGGCGGGCTACTCACCATGCGCTATTAAGTCAGTGGTGCCACCTGATGACAAACATTGGAATGATCTTGCTTTAGAATTTTACTATACCAA GAATGTAGCAGAACATGAACGCCTTGTGACAATCTTTGGTTCGGTCATCGATTATTCCTACGCTGGTGGCACCTCGCCTGCGGTCCTCCTCATCATGCCGCGTCTGCAGCGAGATCTGTACTCAGCTATTAAAACAGGCCTTGATTGGCCGAGTAG GTCACTGCCAGCTCATGACCGAATTATCTCAATGCATGCAGCACTTATTAATTATGATTATGGTGATGGCTATACGCCAGAAGTGCTGCTGGTCTCTGATTTACTCCAGCGCGACCTGGAGTCTGCTATCCGAACAGGTCTAGACTGGCCCAATAG GTTACAAGTTGCCATTGATGTGGTCGAGGGAATACGCTTCCTTCACAGTCAAGGCCTCGTACATCGTGACATCAAGTTGAAAAATGTTCTG CTTGACAAACGAAATCGTGGCAAAATAACCGACTTGGGTTTTTGTAAACCAGAAGCCATGATGAGTGGAAGCATCGTCGGTACTCCGATTCACATGGCACCCGAGTTGTTTACAGGCCGCTATGACAACAGTGTTGATGTTTACGCCTTTGGTATCTTGTTTTGGTACATTTGTGCGGGTCACGTGAGACTGCCGTATGCGTTTGAGCAGTGCACCAGTAAGGATATGCTGTGGACTTCAGTCAAAAGAG GGGTGCGCCCGGAGAAGTTGCCCCATTTTGATGATGAATGCTGGAGATTAATGCAGCAGTGTTGGCAGGGCGAGCACCACAGACGACCACACCTTGGATATGTTGAACCCAAGATCAAGAAGATTCTTGGCAAAGCTAAGCCCCGGATCCCTCGGCACGCTAGATCACCTAAAAGCAAATCCCTTACATAG